Part of the Carassius auratus strain Wakin unplaced genomic scaffold, ASM336829v1 scaf_tig00040140, whole genome shotgun sequence genome, agtagttgagtatatCTGTTGCATTAACAATTCAATCGCCATTTTGAGTGCTTTGCGCACACGCTTAATGAATGACACGAGTCAATCTGGGTGAAGTGGTGTATGTAAAATGGTGTTGGATTTTAGTTTATAAATTTTGTGTGTTTAAGTGACACATTTGTCATCTTTCTAGTAATGAGTGACATTTATGTGaatctttattgatttattttgtacacACTCTTCTTTCcacataatatgtaaattatattttgctcTTATGTGAAACAGGCTATGGAATGCAAGTGTGTATGTATTCATATATCTTATGTGAACACCAATAGTTCAGAATCAGTTCACCGCCACGCCAACGGATGGCGCTTGAGCGCTCCTGTGAAGCACACCATAGAGACTAGTTTTTTCCCGGGTGCGATCTCAGAAGTAAACTGACGCACCAAAGGAACGACACTCATTTtgtctgtctctttatttattcacagtgtTTTCACAGATACACAGTGCTTCACTGCCTGTGTGTCCTTTGCTGCCAGCCCAGATATCCCCTAGGTCTGAGGCCGGTAACAATTGGGGGCTGCGTCCGGGATTAGCACATCTCGCCTGGCACTGTTGTCATAGTAACGTGGGAATCCTGCACCCAGTGTTTCAGGGAAGACTACTTCGCCAAGTGTCATCCAGAGAACAACTGCCACAGGTGATGCATCAGCATGACTACTTTAAGCCCACGGCGAGTGCTGCTCTTCAAGATCCAAAAGAAGCTTTCAGATTTGAGTTTTAGTCAGCTGCAGACTGTTGCAAGTTCGATAGATGACGGTCGTAAAACTTACCAGGTAGCAGATCTAAGTGAACCCGAACTTTATGACCTAATTGTCGACTACATCAGAAGTGATGAGTTAAAAGCTGCAGAAGATGAGGGCATGACTCAACTTCTCCTCCTTTCTGACCTACTTAATGACGTGCTATCAGCTGCAGGAACCAGAGCCGCGGAATCGGGTAATGTGGCACCtgtcttgatgggagattcaccAACACAGCAACAGGGTCACACTCCAACTGATGACGATGGAGAAGTTTGCACACAACCGTTACACATGGACAGAGACACTCGCACACAATCATTACACATGGACAGAGAAACTCGCACACAATCATTACGCATGAACACAGAGACTGAAATGCACTCATCATTTCAGGGCAGAGACACCTATGCACTTACCAGAGAAGTCACCTCATCAACGCCTGGTATGCCAGAAATTGGTGCTGCTCCTTTGGGTAGGATGAAATCATCTAACATTGCTGACCATGTTGTAAGATTGTCTGATGTTTCAGCTTTGTTACCACGTAGAGAGTTTAAGTTGCATGGTGGTCAAATTTGTGATACAGGCTGTGACATGTCTTTCAATTGTCTCTGTAAGCAAATGGATCAAGGGTTGCAGGAGGGTTTCAGTGAGTCTGAGATTATCAGAGCAGTCCTTAAGATAACAAAACCTGGTACATTCAGAGAGATGTTGGTTAATAAGGATGATCTTACTGCTGATGGGTTGAAAAGATTTCTGCGCTCCCACATTAGAGACAAAAATGTAACTGAACTTTTTCAAGAGCTAACTAGTGCTagacaaaatgacaaagaaagcCCACAACAGTTTCTTTACCGAATAATGGGCCTGAAGCAGCGTGTTCTTTTTGAGTCACAACAACCTAGTGTAGGTTTTAGCTATAACAAAGAGCTCGTTCAGGGCACTTTCATTCACACACTTTACCAGGGGTTAAATGAGAGGAACAGCCATGTCAGACGTGATCTTAAACCTTTTCTCTCAGACATGCAGGTTAGTGACGACTTGCTCTTGGAAGAAATAACAAAATCAACAGCTGAAGAAGAAGGGCGATTGAAAAGAC contains:
- the LOC113084493 gene encoding uncharacterized protein LOC113084493; the protein is MTTLSPRRVLLFKIQKKLSDLSFSQLQTVASSIDDGRKTYQVADLSEPELYDLIVDYIRSDELKAAEDEGMTQLLLLSDLLNDVLSAAGTRAAESGNVAPVLMGDSPTQQQGHTPTDDDGEVCTQPLHMDRDTRTQSLHMDRETRTQSLRMNTETEMHSSFQGRDTYALTREVTSSTPGMPEIGAAPLGRMKSSNIADHVVRLSDVSALLPRREFKLHGGQICDTGCDMSFNCLCKQMDQGLQEGFSESEIIRAVLKITKPGTFREMLVNKDDLTADGLKRFLRSHIRDKNHLAQMSTPTEAVKLKDCHSPTDRTQPPWSETR